A window of Plutella xylostella chromosome 19, ilPluXylo3.1, whole genome shotgun sequence contains these coding sequences:
- the LOC105382825 gene encoding uncharacterized protein LOC105382825: MKTSGTQFNLMIEFMERNGDLSKPATHIQHGRPWVTKKWQELAALLNGDPSGSEKSEEKWRKVWSDFKNSCKKKVARINKSINGTGGGPALTSHLTDAEQRVVAMVGIQAAIGLDVEEVGFGQVETHIDTKPPTTTREPALPDPEDWNMPGTSQSPPHFPGEVELEPPLVPEEKAWEPPKKKKKKEEIADLYIQCEKDARERERERDDRFYEIERERIRQRDIELQQRDRELTLQAQWLQFMRDGMSLLERFLYERS; the protein is encoded by the exons ATGAAAACAAGTGGGACGCAATTCAATTTGATGATTGAATTTATGGAACG GAATGGGGATCTATCAAAGCCGGCCACCCACATACAGCATGGTCGGCCGTGGGTGACCAAAAAGTGGCAGGAGCTCGCTGCCCTTTTGAACGGTGACCCTTCAGGCAGCGAGAAGTCGGAGGAAAAGTGGAGgaaa GTTTGGAGCGATTTTAAAAACAGCTGCAAAAAAAAGGTGGCTCGCATTAACAAGTCCATTAATGGGACTGGTGGTGGCCCTGCTCTTACCTCCCATTTAACAGATGCGGAACAGCGGGTGGTGGCGATGGTTGGGATCCAGGCAGCCATTGGGCTTGATGTTGAAGAAGTTGGCTTTGGACAG GTAGAAACGCACATTGACACTAAACCTCCAACAACGACTCGTGAACCTGCACTACCTG ATCCGGAAGATTGGAACATGCCTGGGACCAGCCAATCGCCACCACACTTTCCTGGGGAGGTTGAGTTAGAGCCACCACTAGTCCCGGAGGAGAAAGCATGGGAGCcaccaaaaaaaaagaaaaaaaaagaagaaattgCTGATTTATATATTCAATGTGAGAAGGATGCCAGAGAGCGTGAAAGGGAACGGGATGATAGATTTTATGAAATAGAGAGAGAAAGGATACGGCAGAGGGACATTGAGCTGCAGCAGAGGGACAGGGAGCTCACGCTGCAAGCTCAATGGCTCCAGTTTATGAGAGATGGGATGAGTTTGCTAGAGAGATTTTTGTATGAGAGATCATGA
- the LOC119690635 gene encoding probable beta-hexosaminidase fdl — MSLDLSRCGAGVGRLRRALLLLAALACSAAAVLYWRQQSDDQGNRPVSAAYSNGEPQWSWVCREDRCERRAAAEAGVLQSLQTCNMLCASTQLWPQPTGAVSLATAAVRVRAADFTLHVAHSPAPAVTALLHEAFALLQRDLRRLEAGAGAGAARGGGGGEAPRPVHVRVAVNGSADPRLRLDTDESYSLRLRADGARLLADVAAQSFCGARHGLETLSQLVWLDPLAGGLLALRAAAVQDAPRFPYRGLMLDTARNFFPLEDLMRTVDAMAASKLNTFHWHVSDSQSFPLRLQSVPELARHGAYGPGATYSTSDVRALVRHARARGVRVLLEVDAPAHVGRAWGWGEAAGLGALAHCVEAQPWAAYCGEPPCGQLNPRNPHVYTLLERVYAELLALTDTTDVFHLGGDEVSLACWQRHHNESDPMELWMEFTRGALAALARAAGGRAPPLVLLWSSPLTRSPYLERLDAAALGVQVWGGSAWPESAAALDAGWRAVLSHVDAWYLDCGFGSWRDSGDGACNTYRTWQHVYEHRPWAGQGAWRVAGGAACQWSEQLGAGGLDARVWPRAAALGERLWADPDTGPAGAAPDVYLRLDTHAARLAARGVRPAALWPRWCTENPYACH, encoded by the exons ATGTCGCTGGACCTGTCCCGCTGCGGCGCGGGCGTGGGCCGGCTGCGGcgcgcgctgctgctgctggccGCGCTGGCCtgctccgccgccgccgtgctgTACTGGCGCCAGCAGAGCGACGACCAGGGGAACCGGCCCGTGTCGGCGGCGTACTC GAATGGAGAGCCTCAGTGGTCGTGGGTGTGTCGCGAGGACCGCTGcgagcggcgcgcggcggccgaGGCGGGCGTGCTGCAGTCGCTGCAGACGTGCAACATGCTGTGCGCGTCCACGCAGCTGTGGCCGCAGCCCACGGGCGCCGTGAGCCTCGCCACCGCCGCCGTGCGCGTGCGCGCCGCTGACTTCACGCTCCACGTGGCGCactcgcccgcgcccgccgtcACCGCGCTGCTGCACGAGGCCTtcgcgctgctgcagcgcgaCCTGCGGCGCCTggaggcgggcgcgggggcgggggcggcgcgcgggggcggcgggggcgaggCGCCGCGGCCCGTGCACGTGCGCGTGGCGGTGAACGGCTCGGCGGACCCGCGCCTGCGCCTGGACACGGACGAGTCCTACTCGCTGCGGCTGCGCGCGGACGGCGCCCGCCTGCTGGCCGACGTGGCCGCGCAGTCGTTCTGTGGCGCGCGCCACGGGCTCGAGACGCTGTCGCAGCTCGTGTGGCTGGACCCGCTGGCCGGCGGGCTGCTGGCcctgcgcgccgccgccgtgcaGGACGCGCCGCGCTTCCCCTACCGCGGCCTCATGCTCGACACGGCGCGGAACTTCTTCCCGCTCGAGGACCTCATGCGCACCGTGGACGCCATGGCCGCGTCCAAGCTCAACACGTTCCACTGGCACGTGTCGGACTCGCAGTCGTTCCCGCTGCGGCTGCAGAGCGTGCCGGAGCTGGCGCGGCACGGCGCGTACGGCCCGGGCGCCACGTACAGCACGAGCGACGTGCGCGCGCTGGTGCGGCACGCGCGGGCGCGCGGCGTGCGCGTGCTGCTGGAGGTGGACGCGCCGGCGCACGTGGGGCGCGCGTGGGGCTGGGGCGAGGCGGCGGGGCTGGGCGCGCTGGCGCACTGCGTGGAGGCGCAGCCCTGGGCCGCCTACTGCGGGGAGCCGCCGTGCGGGCAGCTCAACCCGCGCAACCCGCACGTGTACACGCTACTAGAGCGGGTCTACGCGGAGCTGCTGGCGCTCACGGACACCACGGACGTGTTCCACCTCGGCGGGGACGAGGTGTCGCTGGCGTGCTGGCAGCGCCACCACAACGAGTCCGACCCCATGGAGCTATGGATGGAGTTCACGCGCGGCGCGCTGGCGGCGctggcgcgggcggcgggggggcgcgcgccgccgctcgTGCTGCTGTGGTCGTCGCCGCTGACGCGCTCGCCGTACCTGGAGCGGCTGGACGCGGCGGCGCTGGGCGTGCAGGTGTGGGGCGGCTCGGCGTGGCCCgagtcggcggcggcgctggacGCGGGCTGGCGCGCGGTGCTGTCGCACGTGGACGCGTGGTACCTGGACTGCGGGTTCGGCTCGTGGCGCGACAGCGGCGACGGCGCGTGCAACACGTACCGCACGTGGCAGCACGTGTACGAGCACCGGCCGTGGGCGGGGCAGGGCGCGTGGCGcgtggcgggcggcgcggcgtgccAGTGGTCGGAGCAGCTGGGCGCGGGCGGGCTGGACGCGCGCGTGTGgccgcgggcggcggcgctgggcgAGCGGCTGTGGGCGGACCCGGACACGGGcccggcgggcgcggcgcccgACGTGTACCTGCGGCTGGACACGCACGCGGCGCGGCTGGCGGCGCGGGGCGTGCGGCCCGCCGCGCTGTGGCCCCGCTGGTGCACGGAGAACCCCTACGCCTGCCACTAG
- the LOC105392660 gene encoding putative nuclease HARBI1: MLRAPRVARGPASRYLAWRLIQESQRNENNDQREVTNRAVLRAKFNYNALSENEFQRRYRLSTNTFRFLCEELKEITPLRASTRMTLEHKVLCALNFYATGSYQRSVGMGKYLGQSTVSKIVTEVTNALTCPGMLNRHIHFPKTAHERNLIKQKFYTKYGIPGVIGCVDGSHFHIFQPKKAVEHLFFCRKNFHSLNVQVVCDSDCRIININPKYGGATHDCFVWNNSQVSTFMETLYRNGEQGWLLGDSGYPQRPWLMTPINDAADDSPEAKYNHLHGKARVLIENTFGRLKNRWRCLNKDRTLHYAPEKCAKIITACAVLHNIAIDFMVPLLEQDDTDALIVETVPQEEVPNSSLRESSAEDLVRGRASRRTLVDRLNRLQR, translated from the exons ATGCTTCGAGCGCCAAGGGTTGCCCGGGGGCCAGCATCACGTTATTTAGCTTGGCGTTTAATTCAAGAAAGCCaaagaaatgaaaataatgatCAAAG AGAAGTTACTAATAGAGCGGTACTAAGGGCCAAGTTCAACTACAACGCCCTGTCCGAAAATGAGTTTCAGCGCCGGTACCGGCTGTCTACTAACACATTTCGGTTTCTCTGTGAGGAGTTGAAGGAAATAACTCCTCTCAGAGCATCAACTAGAATGACCCTGGAGCATAAG GTTTTATGTGCTTTAAATTTCTACGCTACTGGGTCATACCAACGAAGTGTGGGAATGGGGAAGTACCTGGGTCAAAGCACAGTCAGTAAAATTGTGACGGAGGTCACAAACGCACTGACTTGCCCAGGGATGCTGAACAGGCACATACATTTTCCTAAGACGGCTCACGAAaggaatttaataaaacagaa ATTCTACACAAAATATGGAATACCGGGTGTCATAGGTTGTGTGGATGGGTCGCACTTCCATATTTTTCAGCCTAAGAAAGCTGTAGAACATTTGTTTTTCTGCAGGAAGAATTTCCATTCATTGAATGTTCAAGTg GTGTGTGATAGTGACTGCAGAATCATAAATATAAACCCTAAATATGGAGGTGCAACCCATGACTGTTTTGTGTGGAATAACAGCCAGGTTTCTACTTTTATGGAAACCTTATATAGAAATGGAGAACAAGGATGGCTCTTAG GTGATTCCGGCTATCCGCAGCGGCCTTGGCTTATGACGCCAATCAATGATGCTGCAGACGACAGCCCCGAGGCTAAATATAATCACCTACATGGCAAAGCCAGGGTGCTTATAGAGAATACCTTTGGCAGACTAAAAAATCGATGGCGATGTCTTAACAAGGACAGGACTCTGCACTATGCACCAGAAAAATGTGCCAAAATCATTACAGCCTGTGCTGTTCTACACAACATCGCCATCGATTTTATGGTCCCTCTTCTTGAGCAGGATGATACTGATGCTCTGATTGTAGAAACAGTCCCTCAAGAAGAAGTGCCAAATTCAAGCTTAAGGGAGTCGTCTGCAGAGGATTTGGTTCGGGGAAGGGCTTCTCGTCGCACCCTAGTTGATAGGCTCAACCGTCTGCAACGTTGA